The genomic segment cggatcccatacctgtactataccaTCCCGCACAATATACAGCTATAGACTATACCGGTGCTAGGTTATTATTTTAACAGCCTCCAATTCTGAAGTTTAAGACTGTATAAAGGATAAATGAATCATGATGAACTGTTCATATGAAGTCCTCCTTGATTGATAgtttaatatatgaaatatagcTATATATTGTTTTAACAGGTATATAATGGTAGGCAGGCCGGCCACTTTTTAATGGTATACGTGACAGCATGAATTCTGAATACTTATAAATTTGTTTTAgattaatagtaataaaaagacaCAAGCTACAAAGCTTCTGCAGCAGGAAACTATTTAGCTGCTGTTCTTCTAGGACTCTAAATGTTCTCATGTGACCAATCAGTAACACAGATTGACCTATGTTCAAACAGGAATGGCCTGTTATTCCCTCAAGCAGACAGGAATGCTCTGGAGGGTTTGGAGTTGGCGTTAACAAAGCTCAGGATTCTTCCTTTTATCTGTGATGCCCCTATAATGCAGTATAAGCCACTGGTATTGATATAGGGTATGCAGCAACTAATAACTGCTACCCCCAAATGAGAGTCTAGCTCAGTATCAGTGGGGCCCTGGCCTAGATACAGAATATGGCACTGCCCTACTGTCACTGTCTTTTCCTACTCTACTTGCCTCCATTTACCAGCATCCCCCACCAGACTTGAATGCAAAGAGAGGGTGGAAGTTGTATCTAGGCAACCATTGCACCCAATCTCAGGGGCCGAACTGCTTCTGCCATATAGTTTGATTCTGCACAAAGACGAGCTCAGCAATCACAATGCTCATACGcaagttattatattatatatattatactctgCCTGCAGGGAGGCGGAAGTGCCTCACATTATTCCACATGAAGACAATGTTATAGGCCAATTAAATCCAATACATTCGCACAGTACCATTTAATGAGGCCAGTAATTAACCTTTTAGGTGAGAATACGGATAATGGAATACTCCACCTATAGCAAAACTGCATTCTCAAAGTGAgagatgtaaatataaaaatatatgcatacacacacacatatatatacatacacatatatagcaAACGTTCCAATTAGGTTCAAGCAGGATTTTCATGCTTTGCTATTAAGATGAATGGAGGAGCAATCTGACCCAATTGAGTCTCCACTCATGAGAATGGGGCCCAGAGACATGTATATTCTCTATATCTAGGATGCACACACACTGCAGTGTTCCATCTGTTATTCAATGACACCCCCGGGGAGCTGCAGGGAGTTCCACTTTAATAACAGCTGGGCCTTGCACATCTCTGCTCTAGAATTCAGCGCCGTGCAGAGCAGCAATAAATCAAGCGCAGGCGCCTTGTTGGATCTTTCAGATAACAAGGATATTAAAATGTGTGAGAAAGATAAAGAATTCATTAGCGTGGCACTAAATCAATTTGCTCGGCAGAACTCGGAGAACGACAGATGCAGATTCATGTACGGACTGTAGTGGCATCAAAGGTTCATATATACCAAACAGCCACGTAGATATGAAAAcaacagaaaacatgtttttccacccAACTGAAAAGCACACGGTCGGCCCTGCTGGTGAATTATAAATCACAGGCTTGGGCTGTCAGGGGCTTCTGGGAATAGTAGTTCAAGAACATCTGAAGGGTAGCTGGCTGCTCATCCCTGAATGCCCTCAGGCTGATATCACAGGGAGGGATCAGTTGCTGCTACTTGTAACTGCCTAGAAACAGGTTTTTGTAGAAATGACCTAGTTTGACCATAGATAACCAACTGCAACCTACTTCTAGCCAACTGCTAGGTCAATTCCCCAGGGCCCAGCAGAGTGGAGCCTGCAGAATTGTAGGTAAAAATATTTCTGGAATAAGGTACAGCAAGGCTTTAACAGGGCAGCATGACAGTGGAAGGGCCACAGTTTGGATCATTCTACTCCAAACAAGTAACTAGACATAGGACAATAATACACAAAATCTTCTCTAAAATTATTGCTCTCCTGCAAAGCAAAATATATGAATGCAACAAGCATTTGAGGGGTGAAGGGGACCAGATATAAAAACAAAGGGAGGAAACTACACACCTTTTACCTTCATATAAGGGCCGAGTTCTGCAGTAAGCTGGGAGGAACTGGGTTCTTGATCAGGTGATACAAGGGGGGTTCTGGTTCCCGAATAATCCTTTAGTTCCCATGGATTGTCCAACGAAGCAACCCCAGCGGTAACAAAGGGAGCCTCATACTGACTGTAGCCTGTGCAGAGAGGGAGGCCTGAGTGAACGGAGTAAAACTGGGGTGCAGATAAATAAAAGGCTGCAGGTAAGAGAGGGTTACATGCAGGAAAGGATGCAATGCTAAAGAATAGGGAGGGTGGGAGGAGCAAACTATGAATTAAATGGAACAAATGCAGAGGATTGGGGGTGcagaaatgttataaatgtatatGGGATCAGACACAGAAGAGGAAGAATCTGGTGTGGAGGAGGGAGCAGAAGATGTtatgagagaaaaaaaaggagaactaATAAGTTGTGACTCTTACAAAGGCCAAGGACCCAATGTGAATGGGGGGGGCTAAAAGGAGCTGTGGGTCCTGAGAGAGAGGTATGGGACTCTGTAACACAACAGAAAGCACCAGGGCAAGAAGCTGTAAGAGAGAAACAAGAGTAATAGGACACAAGGGAGTGAGCAACTTGGGAGTTATGGGAAATGTGGGTGCTGAGGGACACCTGACTACTGGAGATGACACAGAATGAGGTATAAGGGGGAGAAATAAAAGCACCATTATCACTTATGTAGGGGCACAGGCACTGCACGTTATACAAAGGGGTATCAGGTAACATTCATCATGAGTGGGGAGTACAGGTCAGCAGGAGGCTAAAGATCACAAAGCTCTTTCTTACAAAGGGTGCAGGCAGGAGACAGGATTTTGGGAACAGAGATATACAGATAAATGCAGAGCAATTCTAATAGGAGGAACACGGGACACTACCAGGGGGCAATGTAATGGGCACTGAGGGACAGATCATAGAATTAGGGCACAGAAAAGGGGTTGAGATTATTGCAATAATAAGACCACACAGGGTATGTATACCGCCatgtattcagttgtatgtaCAGGAATGTAAAGGGGTACAGAGGCACACACATATAATGCAGCTCACACCGGTAACGGTTTCCTTTACGGCTGCAGGAGGTTCCTACATGATACAGGGGTCCCGGTTAGGCACTTGCAGACCCCTCTTGGGGACCTTCTCAACAGCAGGGGCTCACTTACAGAACGCAGGGGCTTCGCTAATGGATAAAGGGTGTTTCCTTTAGGCTGCAGGGAGTTGAATGGAAACAGTGGGGAAGGGGAGGGTACGGGAGGCTGCAGGGAACACAGACAGATCCACAGGGCCAGGTACCGTGCGCTGCGGCTGTTCCTGCGAGAGGTTCGGTCCGTATGGTGGAAGCTGCGGGAGACTCAGCGGAGAGCACGGGGCAATGCGGCGATAATGTTGAGGCTGTTCCAGTCCGGTGGGTAATAAATCGATCCACTAATCCGTACGAAGGGTCCGGGACCCCTGCCCGGGGGGATGAGTTGCCTCCGGCCTCGGATTGAGGAGGAGTACGGGTAGGGGGTGCAAAAATTGCTAGATTCCCGCCCATCTGTGTCACATAGCTCCGCCCACCACCCAGCAGCCTAGCAACCCAGCCTGGCGCGGCCCAACCCACACTCGCGAGAGTTTCGCAAAAATATCCCACGAGCCTTCCGCATTCCCCTCCGCAGCCTAGCAACCTGCTTTCATTTCGCGAGTCTTCCACCTATTCTTACCGCGAGATCTCTCCTAAAACACTGACGTAATCTTTTATAATGAGGCCGCTGACTATAGAGGGGGATGGGACTGCTCCTAATTTGGCTCTAGGACCAAAGGAGGCGTGGCATGCATGCAGTCCAGACCTTTAAACAAccaacccagggccggaactaggggtaggcacaagaggcgCGTGTCTAGGACGCAAAGCTTAGGTGCGCGCCAGGCACTTCCCtaatatgcagcctacccctagtccggcaagtgttaccacattgaaaagtgggtgcgctctgtGAAGTCTAAGTGctttgcgcacggttacgcacgcgcgtcctcgtttacgcacgcgcgtcctcggttgcgcacggttacgcatgCGCGTCTTCGGTTGCGCACGATTACGCACGTGCGTTTGGGCGCGGTTACGCAAGCGAATCCTCGCTTGGCGCCCTGGCCAGTTGGGTAActgcctggggcaactgacagacctggcccgGCACTGAACCCACCCCTACCTGAACAATCAATAATGCAATGAAAAAGTGTCCAGGGATTTTGAGACTTGTAGTCCAGTTGCTCAGGACAGATGAAAGCATtactatcactatatatatatataaaacattgtgcACCCACATAACAAGGTGTTTTGGTAATCTATTCAGGGGGCATCAAACAGGCTACCTTAACCATTTctgtttctcatattttacaacatggggtACTTAATTATAATACGCAACTTTCACTGTGTtatgtgaccgaaatgacatcactaagcatcgtatataagtatataaattacaggatattcatggttcttgtgtattataaatatataaggggcaatAATAAAATGGAGAAAGTAAAGAGAAGAGTGAATAAACTCATAAAGGGAATTGAAGggctcagttatggggaaagattGGCcgagttgggattggttacactggagaagggGCAGttcaggggatatgatcactatatatacgtatataaggAGCAGAAATTAAATAGATAGAGTAAAGAGAAGAGTCATTAAGCTGATAAATGGAATTAAAGGGCTCAGTTATCGGGAAAGGCTGACCTAATTGGAATTGGTTGaactggagaagaggcagttaatgggatataatcactatctctctctctctctctctctctctctatataaaaggggcagtaatgaaatagaggaagtacagagaagaatgactaagctgataaagggaatgaaaGGACTCAGTTGTGAGGCAAGGCTGGACAATTTGGGTTTGGTTACACTGGAGGCACTTAAGGATCTGATcacttatatatacatttatgcagggcagccatcagggggggacaggggggagagttgtatggGGCCTGGCCACactgcactttcttgattagccgggcccccctgctttctgagagctgctgaattcgggaaggcagggcgggagcgaggtatcttctgtccattacttccccttattggtcactgagtttaagtcccggttgagctgctcagggattggatagctgaggtttgaacttctcctccagctcatccaatcaacatgcagctttaccaggacttgaaattctgtgaccaataagggaagaaaatgctgtcactggaagaagatgcagccacctgtgctcccctcctcccttctgtagttggcagctcactgacagcaggtgggccacactaatgtaACACACTatgtgtaacatggcagggcccctctaaaggtaaccctttgtggtccctgttgtgtggtggggccctgggcaccacattttttttttaaacttctgggggggcaagtgtttttacatggacgttttaGGGCTGGTCCACACGAGAAGATTCGCCCGCGACAAGTCGCTGCGGTTAGAAAATCAAGAGTAGCGGCGACAAAGCGCATGGAAAAAACAGGCATAAAAAACGAAGCGATTTGGCTCACGCGCGACTATGTTTCCCATGGTGCATCCCAGTACTTCCTCCGCCCAAACTGTATTATGGGTAAAGGACGGAAGTACCAACAGTACAGTGTTGTTGTTGCTGGCGTGTTTACTTCGGCGTGTTTTCGCAGCGTCTTTTGAAAATGGAAGCAGATttggctgctgttttttttttggtttacttatatttctatttgctAGAGAAAGATAAACAGGAAAAGGCTGCTGCTGCTAGAAAATATTGGGTTCATCCCTTAACTGATCAGCGGCTAAGGAATGGACAATTTCATGTTTTATATGGTGAACTTCGCAACTATCCTGATAAATTCTTCAAGTATTTCAGAATGTCGATTGCAAGTTTTGATGAACTTCTCAGCATTGTAAAACCAGGACTGTGTCGTGCCCAAAGTTTGATGAGGGGTTCAATCTCACCAGAGGAGCGGCTGTGTGTGACACTAAGGttggtatgctttttttttttgctgcttcttTGTGATATATATGGTTTTAGGTGACTGGTATGGGCaatttggtgtgtgtgtatgtatatatatatgctggatatactgtatacatatatagagatagatagatagatagatagatagatagatagatagatagatagatagatagatagatagatagagaaaggtATATGTGTCTTTTAGCAATAATACAGGTCCTCCctatcataatatattttttttttatcagagaaGTAATgcttatcttttctttttctttcaggtTTTTAGCGACTGGACAGTCATTTGCTTCTATGTACTTTCAATTCCTAATTGGTCGAAGCACTATAAGCATCATTGTAAGAGAAACATGTCAGATTATTTGGACTGAGCTGCAAAGAATTGTCATGCCGCCCCCAAATGAAAATGCTTGGCGTACCATTGCTGAAGATTTttacaaacacaccaattttccTAATTGCTTGGGGGCCTTGGATGGAAAGCACATCAGAGTTACAATGCCATTCAAAAGTGGATCAAAgtactttaattacaaaaaatacttttcagtTGTCCTTCTGGCTAGTGTTGATGCCAATTATTGCTTCACTATCATTGATGTGGGATCCTATGGAAGCACTGGTGATGCCAGTGCTTTCCGGCATTCGGCATTGGGACGCAGATTATCAGAAGGGTCACTTGGTATACCTCTTCCTAGACCATTGCCTGGGACCACGGCACCTTCCTTGCCTTATGTTTTTGTGGGAGATGAAGCCTTTGGTCTCACAGAAAATATAATGCGGCCTTACCCAGGGTCACAAAGGGCAATAGAGAAACGTGTTTTTAATTACCGTTTATCAAGAGCACGACGTATGGTAGAGTGTGCTTTCGGCATTCTCTCAAACA from the Xenopus laevis strain J_2021 chromosome 9_10L, Xenopus_laevis_v10.1, whole genome shotgun sequence genome contains:
- the LOC121398264 gene encoding protein ALP1-like — protein: MEADLAAVFFLVYLYFYLLEKDKQEKAAAARKYWVHPLTDQRLRNGQFHVLYGELRNYPDKFFKYFRMSIASFDELLSIVKPGLCRAQSLMRGSISPEERLCVTLRFLATGQSFASMYFQFLIGRSTISIIVRETCQIIWTELQRIVMPPPNENAWRTIAEDFYKHTNFPNCLGALDGKHIRVTMPFKSGSKYFNYKKYFSVVLLASVDANYCFTIIDVGSYGSTGDASAFRHSALGRRLSEGSLGIPLPRPLPGTTAPSLPYVFVGDEAFGLTENIMRPYPGSQRAIEKRVFNYRLSRARRMVECAFGILSNKWRVFHTSIQLEPQFVDIIIKACCVLHNFVRLRDGYHFQDTLTDDIPDIDWAPVRGPTGGMRVRDQFANYFMSPDGAIPWQLNRI